From the Musa acuminata AAA Group cultivar baxijiao chromosome BXJ3-7, Cavendish_Baxijiao_AAA, whole genome shotgun sequence genome, one window contains:
- the LOC103991884 gene encoding protein trichome birefringence-like 38, which translates to MGTMIGVMLLLVFVMASAWGVGARCDLYNGSWVEDESYPLYDSRSCPFGRKEFDCLRYGRPDTKYLKFRWEPAGTCNLPRFDGVKLMRTLGGKKVMFVGDSLTLNQYISFLCLLHAAVPNATLSFSSDNRSLSAVTFEDYNVTVMYYKSHYLVDIVNENIGRVLKLDSVQIGGSIWLTADVLVFNTWRWWLSTGSRQEWDYMQNGDRTVKDMNRTVAFSRALATWANWVDSSINSSTTRVFFQGISPDHYRGTEWGEKGSTCEGETDPSSPSEYHGGPIPQVAIVKQQLSKMSKPVYLFDISYLSQLRKDAHPSKYNGVKFRIDCTHWCVGGLPDTWNLLLYAALVHSI; encoded by the exons ATGGGAACCATGATCGGTGTGATGCTGCTGCTGGTGTTCGTGATGGCCTCGGCGTGGGGCGTAGGAGCCCGCTGCGATTTGTACAACGGGAGCTGGGTGGAGGACGAGTCGTACCCGCTCTACGATTCGCGGAGTTGCCCCTTCGGTCGCAAGGAGTTCGACTGCCTGCGCTACGGCCGGCCCGACACCAAGTACCTCAAGTTCCGGTGGGAGCCCGCCGGGACATGTAATCTCCCCAG GTTTGATGGTGTGAAGCTGATGAGGACGTTGGGAGGGAAGAAGGTGATGTTTGTGGGAGACTCATTGACTTTGAATCAGTACATTTCGTTCCTGTGTTTGCTCCATGCGGCTGTGCCCAACGCcaccctctccttctcctccgatAATCGCTCCCTCTCTGCAGTAACATTTGAG GATTACAACGTTACGGTGATGTACTACAAGTCTCATTACTTGGTGGACATCGTGAACGAGAACATAGGACGTGTCCTAAAGCTGGACTCCGTACAAATTGGTGGATCCATCTGGCTCACCGCCGACGTGCTCGTCTTCAACACTTGGCGCTGGTGGCTATCCACGGGATCCCGCCAAGA GTGGGACTACATGCAAAATGGCGACCGGACAGTGAAGGACATGAACAGGACCGTGGCCTTCTCCAGAGCATTGGCTACCTGGGCAAACTGGGTAGACTCGAGCATCAATTCATCCACTACGCGAGTGTTCTTCCAAGGGATCTCACCAGACCATTACAG AGGAACAGAGTGGGGCGAGAAGGGAAGCACCTGTGAAGGAGAAACAGATCCGTCGAGTCCATCTGAATACCACGGAGGTCCGATTCCACAAGTAGCCATAGTGAAGCAGCAGCTGAGCAAAATGTCGAAGCCTGTGTACCTGTTCGACATTAGCTATCTCTCGCAGCTTCGGAAGGATGCTCATCCATCCAAGTATAATGGCGTCAAATTCCGCATCGATTGCACCCATTGGTGCGTTGGTGGCCTGCCAGACACATGGAACCTGCTCCTATACGCAGCTCTTGTCCATTCCATATGA
- the LOC103991885 gene encoding probable beta-1,3-galactosyltransferase 14: protein MPKSPKVFRTGPLPSPLLSRFRRISSSSSSSAFSLFCLIFGLAGFLFGAISISRPARSCPGLEPRSVSVVWDRGGGTGSGTPERHKVMAFVGIQTGFGSVGRRRSIRQTWLPSDRPGLLRLEEATGLAFRFIIGKTKDKSKMAALQREVDEYDDFMLLDIEEEYSNLPHKTLVFFKAAFALYDSDFYVKADDDIYLRPDRLSLLLAKDRPNPQTYLGCMKKGPVFTDPNLKWYEPLAYLLGKEYFLHAYGPIYALSADVVSSLVALRNNSFRMFSNEDVTIGSWMLAMNVNHENIHALCEPDCTSSSIAVWDIPKCSGLCNPEVKMLELHKREICSGGSTSSDR, encoded by the exons ATGCCGAAATCGCCCAAGGTCTTCCGCACTGGCCCGCTGCCGTCCCCTCTGCTCTCCCGCTTCCGgcgcatctcctcctcctcctcctcctccgctttcTCCCTCTTTTGCCTGATCTTTGGCCTTGCCGGATTCCTCTTCGGTGCCATCTCCATATCCAGGCCCGCCCGCAGCTGCCCCGGTCTCGAGCCCAGGTCGGTCTCCGTCGTGTGGGACCGCGGCGGCGGGACCGGTAGCGGGACGCCGGAGCGGCACAAGGTGATGGCTTTCGTCGGGATCCAGACAGGGTTCGGATCCGTCGGCCGGCGCAGATCTATCAGGCAGACGTGGTTGCCCTCCGATCGCCCAGGTCTCCTTCG CTTGGAAGAAGCGACCGGTTTGGCTTTTAGATTTATTATCGGGAAGACCAAAGATAAATCGAAAATGGCGGCGCTTCAACGAGAGGTGGATGAATACGACGATTTCATGCTTTTAGATATCGAGGAAGAGTACAGCAATCTTCCACATAAAAC GTTAGTTTTCTTCAAAGCAGCCTTTGCATTATATGATTCCGATTTCTACGTTAAAGCTGATGACGACATTTATCTAAGGCCAG ATCGTCTCTCACTGCTTCTGGCAAAAGATCGACCAAACCCTCAAACTTATCTTGGATGCATGAAGAAGGGGCCTGTATTTACCGACCCAAACCTCAAATG GTATGAACCACTAGCATACTTGCTCGGGAAGGAATATTTTCTGCATGCTTATGGTCCTATATATGCACTTTCAGCAGATGTAGTTTCAAGCTTGGTTGCACTGAGAAACAACAG TTTCCGAATGTTCAGCAATGAGGATGTCACTATAGGATCCTGGATGCTTGCAATGAATGTCAACCATGAGAACATCCATGCTCTCTGCGAACCTGACtgcacttcatcatcaattgccgTTTGGGACATTCCAAAGTGCTCAG GTCTCTGTAACCCAGAAGTGAAGATGTTAGAGCTCCATAAAAGGGAGATATGTTCTGGCGGTTCGACATCCTCAGATAGATGA